The following are from one region of the Procambarus clarkii isolate CNS0578487 chromosome 52, FALCON_Pclarkii_2.0, whole genome shotgun sequence genome:
- the LOC138352036 gene encoding proline-rich protein HaeIII subfamily 1-like, with translation MPLGDTQAPRTPLGDTQAPRTPLGDTQDAPRRHPGPQDAPRRHPGPQDAPRRHPGPQDAPRRPPGPQDAPRRHPGPQDAPRRPPGPQDAPRRHPGPQDAPRRHTGPQDAPRRHPGPEEPSVKAYRAP, from the coding sequence ATGCCCCTAGGAGACACCCAGGCCCCCAGGACGCCCCTAGGAGACACCCAGGCCCCCAGGACGCCCCTAGGAGACACCCAGGACGCCCCTAGGAGACACCCAGGCCCTCAGGACGCCCCTAGGAGACACCCAGGCCCTCAGGACGCTCCTAGGAGACACCCAGGGCCCCAGGATGCCCCTAGGAGACCCCCAGGCCCCCAGGACGCCCCTAGGAGACACCCAGGCCCCCAGGACGCCCCTAGGAGACCCCCAGGCCCCCAGGACGCCCCTAGGAGACACCCAGGGCCCCAGGATGCCCCTAGAAGACACACAGGCCCCCAGGACGCCCCTAGGAGACACCCAGGCCCCGAGGAGCCCTCAGTAAAAGCTTATCGCGCCCCCTGA